One part of the Roseomonas gilardii genome encodes these proteins:
- a CDS encoding adenosine kinase, with product MTAPSLDILGIGNAIVDVIARAEPDLLRARGLTPGEMRLIDTAEADALYAVMGPGTESSGGSAGNTCAVAAGLGAKVGYLGKVADDQLGRVFAHDMRAIGVHFPTAPSTGGTPTARCLILVTPDGQRTMSTYLGACVEFGPADVDEAAVRGAKVTYMEGYLFDPPAAQQAFRTAADIARAAGREVSITLSDPFCVGRHRDAFRAFVKERTDILFANETEILSLYETESFEDALAAAQREVRVAVLTRSEKGSVVAVDGQVHEVAAVPTQVVDTTGAGDAYAAGFLAAHTRGLPPGECGRWGSVAAAEVIAHFGARPQTDLKALIGQG from the coding sequence ATGACCGCCCCGTCCCTCGACATCCTCGGCATCGGCAATGCCATCGTGGATGTGATCGCCCGTGCGGAGCCGGACCTGCTGCGCGCCCGTGGCCTGACGCCCGGCGAGATGCGCCTGATCGACACCGCCGAGGCCGACGCCCTCTATGCCGTGATGGGGCCGGGGACGGAAAGCAGCGGCGGTTCCGCCGGCAACACCTGCGCCGTCGCGGCGGGGCTGGGGGCGAAGGTGGGCTATCTCGGCAAGGTCGCCGACGACCAGCTCGGCCGGGTCTTCGCGCATGACATGCGGGCCATCGGCGTACATTTTCCGACCGCGCCCTCGACCGGCGGCACGCCCACCGCGCGCTGCCTGATCCTGGTGACACCGGACGGACAGCGGACCATGAGCACCTATCTCGGCGCCTGCGTCGAGTTCGGCCCGGCGGATGTGGACGAGGCCGCCGTGCGCGGGGCGAAGGTGACCTACATGGAGGGCTATCTCTTCGACCCGCCGGCGGCGCAGCAGGCCTTCCGCACCGCCGCCGACATCGCCCGCGCCGCGGGGCGGGAGGTCTCCATCACCCTCTCCGACCCCTTCTGCGTCGGCCGCCACCGCGACGCCTTCCGGGCCTTCGTGAAGGAGCGCACGGACATCCTCTTCGCCAACGAGACCGAGATCCTGAGCCTCTACGAGACGGAGAGCTTCGAGGACGCCCTGGCGGCGGCGCAGCGCGAGGTCCGGGTGGCCGTCCTGACGCGCAGCGAGAAGGGCAGCGTCGTGGCCGTGGACGGCCAGGTGCACGAGGTCGCCGCCGTGCCGACGCAGGTGGTGGACACGACCGGCGCGGGCGATGCCTATGCGGCGGGCTTCCTGGCCGCCCATACGCGCGGCCTGCCGCCGGGCGAATGCGGCCGCTGGGGCAGCGTCGCGGCCGCGGAGGTCATCGCGCATTTCGGTGCCCGGCCGCAGACGGACCTGAAGGCGCTGATCGGCCAGGGCTGA
- a CDS encoding ABC transporter substrate-binding protein produces MMPSRQNRAPARHAAFALLALAPTLLTPALLALPASPAQAQSVTIAGASPVASADPHISNTASNNALGLHVFDRLVLQNAAGNLRPGLATEWRAVSERVWEFRLRPGVKWHDGRDFTADDVAFTFERLPNAQGGFVSAVRPIARVEMPDPLTLRVETKQPWPLLPSDLANIAIIARHAVRDAKPEDFNNGKAAIGTGPYRYASFIAGDRAELVRNEDYWGGREPWAQVHYRFIANDGSRVAALLAGDVDLIDQVPSNDLPRLSRDPRLAVTTVQGTRLIYLQTDFSREGDVPGVSAIDGQPLGRNPFLDRRVRQALNIAIDREALTTRIMENTATPTGQWLPAGTWSYAPEVPVPPHDPASARRLLAEAGFPKGLRVTLTTPNDRYPNDAKVAQAVAQMWSRIGVATTVEALPWSVYLARGTKADLPIRLGGWGSSSNEASSLLRNVVATFSREAGRGQPNFSRYSNPALDGLIDQALVTLDDGRREALLQQATKLATGDVGLMPLFLLNNSWASRKGLRYEARRDEYTLAQGLRPAP; encoded by the coding sequence ATGATGCCCTCCCGACAGAACCGCGCCCCGGCACGCCACGCTGCCTTCGCCCTGCTGGCCCTCGCCCCAACGCTTCTCACCCCGGCCCTCCTCGCCCTGCCCGCCTCCCCCGCCCAGGCGCAGAGCGTCACCATCGCCGGCGCCAGCCCGGTCGCCTCGGCCGATCCGCACATCTCCAACACCGCCTCGAACAACGCGCTCGGCCTGCATGTCTTCGACCGGCTGGTGCTGCAGAACGCCGCGGGCAACCTGCGGCCCGGCCTGGCGACGGAATGGCGCGCCGTGTCGGAACGGGTCTGGGAATTCCGCCTGCGCCCCGGCGTGAAGTGGCATGACGGGCGCGATTTCACCGCCGACGACGTGGCCTTCACCTTCGAGCGCCTGCCGAATGCCCAGGGCGGCTTCGTCAGCGCGGTGCGCCCCATCGCGCGGGTGGAGATGCCGGACCCGCTGACCCTGCGCGTCGAGACGAAGCAGCCCTGGCCGCTGCTGCCCAGCGACCTCGCCAACATCGCCATCATCGCCCGCCACGCCGTGCGGGATGCGAAGCCCGAGGATTTCAACAACGGCAAGGCGGCGATCGGCACCGGCCCCTACCGCTACGCCTCCTTCATCGCCGGCGACCGCGCGGAACTGGTGCGCAACGAGGACTACTGGGGCGGCCGGGAGCCCTGGGCACAGGTGCACTACCGCTTCATCGCCAATGACGGCTCGCGCGTCGCGGCCCTCCTGGCCGGCGACGTGGACCTGATCGACCAGGTGCCCAGCAACGACCTCCCCCGCCTGTCGCGCGACCCGCGCCTCGCCGTCACCACGGTGCAGGGCACGCGCCTGATCTATCTGCAGACGGATTTCTCGCGCGAAGGCGACGTGCCCGGCGTCAGCGCCATCGACGGCCAGCCGCTCGGCCGCAACCCCTTCCTCGACCGGCGGGTGCGGCAGGCGCTGAACATCGCCATCGACCGGGAGGCGCTGACCACGCGCATCATGGAAAACACCGCCACGCCGACGGGGCAGTGGCTGCCAGCGGGCACCTGGTCCTACGCGCCGGAGGTTCCGGTGCCGCCGCACGATCCCGCCTCCGCGCGCCGCCTGCTGGCGGAGGCGGGCTTCCCGAAGGGGCTGCGCGTCACCCTGACCACGCCAAACGACCGCTATCCCAACGACGCCAAGGTGGCCCAGGCCGTGGCACAGATGTGGAGCCGCATCGGCGTCGCCACCACGGTCGAGGCCCTGCCCTGGTCGGTCTATCTGGCGCGCGGCACGAAGGCGGACCTGCCGATCCGCCTCGGCGGCTGGGGCAGCAGCAGCAACGAGGCCTCCTCCCTCCTCCGCAACGTGGTGGCCACCTTCAGCCGGGAGGCCGGGCGCGGCCAGCCGAACTTCAGCCGCTACAGCAACCCGGCGCTGGACGGGCTGATCGACCAAGCCCTGGTCACGCTGGACGACGGCCGGCGGGAGGCGCTGCTGCAACAGGCGACGAAGCTGGCCACCGGGGATGTCGGGCTGATGCCGCTTTTCCTGCTGAACAACAGCTGGGCCAGCCGGAAGGGCCTGCGCTACGAGGCGCGGCGCGACGAATACACCCTGGCCCAGGGGCTGCGGCCCGCGCCCTGA
- the typA gene encoding translational GTPase TypA: protein MELRNVAIIAHVDHGKTTLVDNLLKQAGAFRANQAVAERALDRNDLERERGITILAKSTAVEWKGVKINIVDTPGHADFGGEVERILSMVDGAIVLCDAAEGPLPQTKFVLTKALARGLKPIVVINKVDRQDARPDEVHNEVFDLFAALGATDEQLDFHTMFASGRQGWADLTMDGPRKDLSPMFDLILSHVPAPKVDLDKPFAMNASILEADNFLGRILTGRIEQGTAKVNMPVRVLRQDGTVVETGRLTKLMTFSGLDRVPVDEVQAGDIIAIAGLSDATIPDTIASPEVTEPLPAIPVDPPTLSMTFRINDGPLGGREGKKVTSRQIRDRLFKEIEGNVAIRVKDSEEADSFEVSGRGELQLGVLIETMRREGFELTIGRPRVLTRENPETGEREEPFEEVLVDVDEEFSGVVVEKLSMRKGQMQDMRPSGGGKVRLTFHMPSRGLIGYHGEFLTDTRGTGMMNRLFLGYQPWAGPIEGRRNGSLISNSDGEAIQYALFYLQERGTLFVDPGVKVYVGLILGEHSRDNDLEVNPIKEKKLTNIRAAGKDEALLLTPPRRMSLEQAIAYIEEDELVEVTPSAIRLRKRYLDPHERKKHARRSESAAA from the coding sequence ATGGAACTTCGCAACGTCGCGATCATCGCGCACGTCGACCACGGCAAGACCACGCTCGTCGATAACCTGCTGAAGCAGGCGGGCGCCTTCCGCGCCAACCAGGCGGTTGCCGAACGCGCCCTGGACCGCAACGACCTGGAGCGCGAGCGCGGCATCACCATCCTCGCCAAGTCCACCGCGGTCGAGTGGAAGGGCGTCAAGATCAACATCGTGGACACGCCGGGCCACGCCGATTTCGGCGGCGAGGTCGAGCGCATCCTGTCCATGGTGGACGGCGCCATCGTGCTCTGCGATGCCGCCGAGGGGCCGCTGCCGCAGACCAAGTTCGTGCTGACCAAGGCGCTGGCCCGTGGGCTGAAGCCGATCGTGGTCATCAACAAGGTGGACCGCCAGGACGCCCGTCCGGACGAGGTCCACAACGAGGTGTTCGACCTCTTCGCCGCGCTGGGCGCGACGGATGAGCAGCTCGACTTCCACACCATGTTCGCCTCGGGCCGCCAGGGCTGGGCCGATCTGACGATGGACGGGCCGCGCAAGGACCTGTCGCCGATGTTCGACCTGATCCTGAGCCATGTGCCGGCGCCGAAGGTCGATCTCGACAAGCCCTTCGCCATGAACGCCTCGATCCTGGAGGCGGACAACTTCCTCGGCCGCATCCTGACCGGGCGCATCGAGCAGGGCACCGCCAAGGTGAACATGCCCGTCCGCGTGCTGCGCCAGGACGGCACGGTGGTCGAGACCGGCCGCCTGACCAAGCTGATGACCTTCTCCGGCCTGGACCGCGTGCCGGTGGACGAGGTGCAGGCGGGCGACATCATCGCCATCGCCGGCCTGTCCGACGCCACCATCCCGGACACCATCGCCTCCCCCGAGGTGACGGAGCCGCTGCCGGCCATCCCGGTCGATCCGCCGACCCTGAGCATGACCTTCCGCATCAATGACGGCCCGCTCGGCGGCCGCGAGGGCAAGAAGGTCACCTCCCGCCAGATCCGCGACCGTCTCTTCAAGGAGATCGAGGGCAATGTCGCGATCCGCGTGAAGGACAGCGAGGAGGCCGACAGCTTCGAGGTCTCCGGCCGCGGCGAGCTGCAGCTCGGCGTGCTGATCGAGACCATGCGCCGCGAGGGCTTCGAGCTCACCATCGGCCGCCCGCGCGTGCTGACCCGCGAGAACCCGGAGACGGGCGAGCGCGAGGAGCCCTTCGAGGAGGTGCTCGTCGATGTGGACGAGGAGTTCTCCGGCGTCGTCGTGGAGAAGCTCTCCATGCGCAAGGGGCAGATGCAGGACATGCGCCCCTCGGGCGGCGGCAAGGTGCGCCTCACCTTCCACATGCCTTCGCGCGGCCTGATCGGCTATCACGGCGAGTTCCTGACGGACACGCGCGGCACCGGCATGATGAACCGGCTCTTCCTGGGCTATCAGCCCTGGGCCGGGCCGATCGAGGGCCGCCGCAACGGCTCGCTGATCAGCAACTCCGATGGCGAGGCGATCCAGTACGCCCTGTTCTACCTGCAGGAACGCGGCACGCTCTTCGTCGATCCGGGCGTGAAGGTCTATGTGGGCCTGATCCTCGGCGAGCACTCCCGGGACAACGACCTGGAAGTGAACCCGATCAAGGAGAAGAAGCTCACCAACATCCGTGCCGCCGGCAAGGACGAGGCGCTTCTCCTGACCCCGCCCCGCCGGATGAGCCTGGAGCAGGCCATCGCCTATATCGAGGAGGACGAGCTGGTGGAGGTGACGCCTTCGGCGATCCGCCTGCGCAAGCGCTACCTCGACCCGCATGAGCGCAAGAAGCACGCCCGCCGTTCGGAGAGCGCGGCGGCGTGA
- a CDS encoding histidine triad nucleotide-binding protein: MPVSGLPPYEDGNIFARILRGELPAKTIHEDEWAVAFHDIAPQAPIHVLVIPRGRYVSLADFAGKASEAELAGFWRAVAKVARDLGLEQPGYRILSNMGENAGQEVPHFHVHLFGGRPLGRMLSPAEG, from the coding sequence ATGCCCGTCAGCGGCCTTCCGCCCTATGAAGACGGCAACATCTTCGCCCGCATCCTGCGTGGCGAGTTGCCGGCCAAGACGATCCACGAGGATGAGTGGGCGGTCGCCTTCCACGACATCGCCCCCCAGGCGCCCATCCACGTCCTGGTGATCCCGCGCGGCCGCTACGTCTCGCTGGCGGATTTCGCCGGCAAGGCCAGCGAGGCCGAACTCGCCGGCTTCTGGCGCGCCGTGGCCAAGGTCGCCCGGGATCTGGGCCTGGAGCAGCCGGGCTATCGCATCCTGTCCAACATGGGGGAGAATGCCGGGCAGGAGGTGCCGCATTTCCATGTCCATCTCTTCGGTGGCAGGCCGCTGGGGCGGATGCTCTCCCCGGCCGAAGGCTGA
- a CDS encoding phosphoribosyl-ATP diphosphatase has protein sequence MAKDSKSTREDLAKGKKKRAAAIPAAKGKPKPAVKGKKKAVAALPLPETLPSVPLPPAKRVRVAEKKHLLPLDIPARGDVTILDRLWQTVEQRRLSGDVTASHSARLMARGTAKVAQKLGEEAVECVIEATLGNRKATVLESADVLYHLIVVWVDAGIRPEEVWGELARREGISGIAEKAARPKGILRAARTTKLP, from the coding sequence ATGGCCAAGGACAGCAAGAGCACCCGCGAGGATCTCGCCAAGGGCAAGAAGAAGCGCGCCGCCGCCATCCCGGCCGCGAAGGGCAAGCCCAAGCCGGCCGTCAAGGGCAAGAAGAAGGCCGTCGCCGCCCTGCCCCTGCCGGAAACCCTGCCTTCCGTGCCGCTGCCGCCCGCCAAGCGCGTCCGCGTGGCGGAAAAGAAGCATCTCCTGCCGCTCGACATCCCGGCGCGGGGCGATGTCACGATCCTCGACCGGCTCTGGCAGACGGTGGAGCAGCGCCGCCTGTCGGGGGATGTGACCGCCTCCCATTCCGCGCGGCTCATGGCGCGCGGCACCGCCAAGGTCGCCCAGAAGCTGGGCGAGGAGGCGGTGGAATGCGTGATCGAGGCGACGCTCGGCAACCGCAAGGCCACCGTGCTGGAAAGCGCCGACGTGCTCTATCACCTGATCGTGGTCTGGGTGGATGCGGGTATCCGCCCCGAGGAGGTCTGGGGCGAGCTGGCCCGGCGCGAGGGCATCAGCGGCATCGCCGAGAAGGCGGCGCGGCCCAAGGGCATCCTGCGCGCGGCCCGCACCACCAAGCTGCCCTGA
- a CDS encoding DMT family transporter, producing MPWVLWGLALLAGALNTVQSGTNATLNKALGQPVLAALAVYAGGVAGALLASPFLGLSWHGLGGRAAQVPWWGWIGGLLGAVYVLVTLTSAQKLGAGPYTALTLTAAVVTSVLLDHFGLVGFEVRSLSLPRVLGCALMIGGVVLIARY from the coding sequence ATGCCTTGGGTTCTCTGGGGGCTGGCCCTGCTGGCCGGCGCGCTGAACACGGTCCAGTCCGGCACCAATGCGACGCTGAACAAGGCGCTGGGCCAGCCGGTCCTGGCGGCGCTGGCGGTCTATGCGGGCGGCGTCGCCGGGGCGCTGCTGGCCTCGCCCTTTCTCGGGCTGTCCTGGCACGGGCTGGGCGGGCGGGCGGCGCAGGTGCCGTGGTGGGGCTGGATCGGCGGCCTGCTCGGGGCGGTCTATGTGCTGGTGACGCTGACCTCGGCGCAGAAGCTCGGCGCCGGACCCTACACCGCCCTTACCCTGACCGCGGCGGTGGTGACCTCCGTGCTGCTCGACCATTTCGGCCTGGTCGGCTTCGAGGTGCGGTCGCTGAGCCTGCCGCGGGTGCTGGGCTGCGCGCTGATGATCGGCGGGGTCGTGCTGATCGCGCGCTACTAG
- a CDS encoding DMT family transporter, translated as MRLSDWGLLGLLSLLWGGSFFFSKVALAELPPLTVVLVRVGIATCALWLYLRLRGIPVPAGMGLWRAFFGMGLLNSLVPFTLIFWGQTFIGSGLASIINATTPVFAILVAHALTDDEKLSWDKLAGVALGLAGVVVLLGGAVAPGSGGALPGVLACLGAALCYSLANTYGRRFRRMGIEPAQGAFGQIATTTVMALPLALLVDRPWQVAAPGAATWAALAGLALLSTALAYILYFRLIGTVGATNTSLVTMLVPVSAILLGVGILHERLSLAQVGGMVLVGMGLVALDGRVLRRLRQAA; from the coding sequence ATGCGTTTGTCGGACTGGGGGCTGCTCGGTCTCCTCTCGCTCCTCTGGGGCGGCTCCTTCTTCTTCTCGAAGGTCGCGCTGGCCGAGCTGCCGCCCCTGACCGTGGTGCTGGTGCGCGTCGGCATCGCCACCTGCGCCCTGTGGCTCTACCTGCGGCTGCGCGGCATCCCGGTCCCGGCCGGGATGGGTCTGTGGCGGGCCTTCTTCGGCATGGGGCTGCTGAACAGCCTCGTCCCCTTCACGCTGATCTTCTGGGGGCAGACCTTCATCGGCAGCGGGCTGGCCTCCATCATCAACGCCACGACGCCGGTCTTCGCCATCCTGGTCGCCCATGCCCTGACCGATGACGAGAAGCTGTCCTGGGACAAGCTGGCCGGGGTCGCGCTCGGGCTGGCGGGCGTCGTCGTGCTGCTGGGCGGCGCGGTCGCGCCCGGATCGGGCGGCGCGCTTCCCGGCGTGCTGGCCTGCCTGGGGGCGGCGCTCTGTTACAGCCTCGCCAATACCTATGGCCGGCGCTTCCGCAGGATGGGCATCGAGCCTGCCCAGGGCGCCTTCGGGCAGATCGCGACGACCACGGTCATGGCGCTCCCGCTCGCGCTGCTGGTCGACCGGCCCTGGCAGGTCGCCGCGCCGGGCGCGGCGACCTGGGCCGCCCTGGCCGGCCTGGCGCTGCTCTCCACGGCCCTGGCCTATATCCTCTACTTCCGCCTGATCGGCACGGTCGGGGCCACGAACACCTCCCTGGTCACCATGCTGGTGCCGGTCAGCGCGATCCTGCTGGGCGTGGGCATTCTGCACGAGCGGCTCTCGCTGGCCCAGGTCGGGGGGATGGTGCTCGTGGGGATGGGGCTGGTGGCGCTGGACGGGCGGGTTCTCCGCCGGCTGCGGCAGGCAGCGTGA
- a CDS encoding SirB1 family protein encodes MSAAEARAALDAAGGLPDPELDLVAVALQFARIDAPEADWQTAQARLSALARETVQAAMADPEADGGDPEARRALLAGVIHGAGGYHGDSESYDDPANANLIRVTERRCGLPVALGILWLHAAEAAGWGAHGIDFPGHFLLGIEGARGQVVTDPFSGGQPLGPRELRNLLKAVEGERAELRPGLLAPMGKRAVLLRLQNNIKLRRLRAGDVPGALSCTEDMLRLAPDAAMLWREAGLMNQRLDRIGAAIASLERFLELAGAGESAERIRQLIEELRQRLN; translated from the coding sequence ATGAGCGCCGCCGAGGCCCGGGCCGCGCTCGACGCGGCGGGGGGCCTGCCCGACCCGGAGCTGGACCTCGTCGCCGTCGCCCTCCAGTTCGCGCGCATCGACGCGCCGGAGGCCGACTGGCAGACGGCGCAGGCGCGGCTCTCCGCCCTGGCGCGGGAAACGGTCCAGGCCGCCATGGCCGACCCCGAGGCGGATGGCGGCGACCCGGAGGCGCGGCGCGCCCTGCTGGCAGGGGTGATCCACGGCGCCGGCGGCTACCATGGCGATTCCGAGAGCTACGACGATCCCGCCAACGCCAACCTGATCCGCGTCACCGAACGGCGGTGCGGCCTGCCGGTGGCGCTGGGCATCCTCTGGCTGCACGCGGCGGAGGCCGCCGGCTGGGGCGCGCACGGCATCGACTTCCCCGGCCATTTCCTGCTGGGCATCGAGGGCGCGCGCGGCCAGGTGGTGACCGACCCCTTCTCCGGCGGCCAGCCCCTGGGCCCGCGCGAGCTGCGGAACCTGCTCAAGGCCGTGGAGGGCGAGCGCGCCGAGCTGCGCCCCGGCCTGCTGGCGCCGATGGGCAAGCGCGCCGTGCTGCTGCGGCTGCAGAACAACATCAAGCTGCGCCGCCTGCGCGCCGGCGACGTGCCGGGCGCCCTGTCCTGCACCGAGGACATGCTGCGCCTCGCCCCCGATGCCGCGATGCTGTGGCGCGAGGCCGGGTTGATGAACCAGCGCCTGGACCGCATCGGCGCCGCCATCGCCAGCCTGGAGCGTTTCCTGGAACTGGCCGGAGCCGGCGAATCCGCCGAGCGCATCCGCCAGCTCATCGAGGAACTGCGGCAAAGGCTGAACTGA
- a CDS encoding bactofilin family protein produces MSVFRRKREDAVPPAPEASSAAVPVARDPELTVPPFRPAPPAGAAKDPAMSLPPKPNAMPGLPQGMNPGGMNPGMNTAPNAQPSPFPGAQPRPGAPSGPMGGPLPASAAPQRPQAPQEAERRTLVVGKGISLQGTVSDAERLVVEGTVESQMIHAHELNISGTGVFKGEVEVENAEVAGVFDGTITARGNLVIRATGRVLGVARCRRLQVEDGGQLSGRMEMLTDNNPPRMGVPAFPSAEPAEV; encoded by the coding sequence ATGTCCGTCTTCCGACGCAAGCGGGAGGATGCTGTTCCGCCCGCGCCCGAGGCTTCGTCGGCCGCAGTGCCTGTTGCCCGTGATCCAGAACTGACCGTGCCGCCCTTCCGCCCGGCGCCGCCGGCGGGCGCCGCGAAGGACCCCGCCATGAGCCTGCCGCCGAAGCCGAACGCCATGCCGGGCCTGCCCCAAGGCATGAACCCCGGAGGGATGAATCCCGGAATGAACACCGCGCCCAACGCCCAGCCCAGCCCCTTCCCCGGCGCGCAGCCGCGCCCCGGCGCGCCGTCCGGCCCCATGGGTGGCCCGCTGCCCGCCTCGGCGGCGCCGCAGCGCCCGCAGGCGCCGCAGGAGGCCGAGCGCCGCACCCTCGTGGTCGGCAAGGGCATCAGCCTGCAGGGCACGGTCTCCGACGCCGAGCGCCTGGTGGTCGAGGGCACGGTCGAGAGCCAGATGATCCACGCCCATGAGCTGAACATCAGCGGCACCGGCGTGTTCAAGGGCGAGGTCGAGGTCGAGAATGCCGAGGTCGCCGGCGTGTTCGACGGCACCATCACCGCCCGCGGCAACCTCGTCATCCGCGCCACCGGCCGGGTGCTGGGCGTGGCCCGCTGCCGCCGCCTGCAGGTCGAGGATGGCGGGCAGCTGTCCGGCCGCATGGAGATGCTGACGGACAACAACCCGCCGCGCATGGGCGTGCCGGCCTTCCCCAGCGCCGAGCCTGCCGAGGTCTGA
- the hisF gene encoding imidazole glycerol phosphate synthase subunit HisF, with protein MLALRVIPCLDVKDGRVVKGVNFVSLRDAGDPVEQARLYDAEGADEITFLDIGATHENRGTMLDVVSRTAEKVFIPLTVGGGVRSVEDVRALLLAGADKASINSAAVADPELVRRAAEAFGSQAIVVAVDARNVAPGKWEVFTHGGRRGTGIDAVDWCRRVAALGAGELLLTSMDRDGTKSGFDLDLLRAVRASVRLPLVASGGVGNVSHFVEGARAGATGLLAASVFHYGEMRIGEAKAALAAAGLPVRPTSEAEAA; from the coding sequence CTGCTCGCCCTGCGTGTCATTCCCTGCCTCGACGTCAAGGACGGGCGTGTCGTGAAGGGGGTCAACTTCGTGTCGCTGCGCGATGCGGGGGACCCCGTGGAACAGGCCCGCCTCTACGATGCCGAGGGCGCCGACGAGATCACCTTTCTCGACATCGGCGCGACGCATGAGAACCGCGGCACCATGCTCGACGTCGTGTCGCGCACCGCGGAGAAGGTCTTCATCCCCCTCACCGTCGGCGGCGGCGTCCGCTCGGTGGAGGATGTGCGCGCCCTGCTCCTCGCCGGCGCCGACAAGGCCTCGATCAACTCCGCCGCCGTGGCCGATCCCGAACTCGTGCGCCGCGCGGCGGAGGCCTTCGGCTCCCAGGCCATCGTGGTGGCGGTGGATGCGCGCAACGTCGCGCCCGGGAAGTGGGAGGTCTTCACCCATGGCGGCCGCCGCGGCACCGGCATCGACGCGGTGGACTGGTGCCGCCGCGTCGCCGCGCTCGGCGCGGGGGAGCTGCTGCTGACCTCGATGGACCGGGACGGCACGAAATCCGGCTTCGACCTCGACCTGCTGCGCGCGGTGCGGGCATCGGTGCGGCTGCCGCTGGTCGCCTCCGGCGGCGTCGGCAACGTGTCGCATTTCGTGGAGGGCGCGCGGGCCGGGGCCACCGGCCTGCTCGCCGCCAGCGTGTTCCATTATGGCGAGATGCGCATCGGGGAAGCCAAGGCGGCGCTCGCCGCCGCCGGCCTGCCGGTGCGCCCGACCAGCGAGGCGGAGGCCGCCTGA